From Butyricimonas paravirosa, one genomic window encodes:
- a CDS encoding N-acetylmuramoyl-L-alanine amidase: MGISIFNSPFSIVNHRLMGGGVVHLVSAKNARRLEGPDMIVLHYTAGTSAESSALFLTRPDVSASAHVVIGREGEVFQLVPFNIEAWHAGKSWYAGRGGLNRYSIGIELDNLGKLRFSGGLFIAECGRVVSPEEVYTDCSGDRPTYWHRYTARQVRVLREICTLLEETYPIRDVVGHSVITPRKIDPGPALEFAFSEFQDRN, from the coding sequence ATGGGAATTTCAATTTTCAATTCTCCATTTTCAATTGTCAACCATCGTTTGATGGGTGGCGGGGTGGTTCACCTGGTGAGCGCAAAGAACGCCCGGCGTTTGGAGGGGCCGGACATGATCGTGCTGCACTACACGGCGGGAACGAGTGCCGAGAGTTCCGCACTTTTCCTGACCCGCCCGGACGTTTCGGCCTCGGCTCACGTGGTGATCGGTCGGGAGGGGGAGGTGTTCCAGCTGGTTCCTTTCAACATCGAGGCGTGGCACGCGGGGAAGAGCTGGTATGCCGGGCGTGGCGGGTTGAACCGTTACTCGATCGGGATAGAGCTGGATAACCTCGGGAAACTCCGGTTCTCGGGCGGGTTGTTTATCGCGGAGTGCGGGCGGGTGGTATCGCCGGAGGAGGTGTACACGGACTGTTCCGGCGATCGCCCGACGTACTGGCATCGCTACACGGCAAGGCAGGTCCGGGTGTTACGGGAGATCTGTACCCTACTGGAAGAGACCTACCCGATCCGTGACGTGGTGGGTCACTCGGTGATCACGCCGAGAAAGATCGACCCGGGGCCGGCGTTGGAATTCGCCTTTAGCGAATTTCAAGATAGGAACTAG
- a CDS encoding 3TM-type holin, producing MYRHGFTTLEGVKNVVGAVGEVIDRLTLPVREKRQLEVDLLGLLAEHEKEMARSRSAAVVEEARGNWLQRSWRPLVMLVFALIVLVGTFTTLPILSDTSRFWDLLEIGLGGYVVGRSGEKMAEAIFKVKAKK from the coding sequence TTGTATCGTCACGGCTTTACGACTTTGGAAGGAGTGAAGAACGTGGTCGGGGCGGTTGGCGAGGTGATCGACCGCCTGACGCTCCCGGTGAGGGAGAAGCGACAACTGGAAGTGGACCTGCTGGGATTGCTGGCAGAACACGAGAAAGAGATGGCCCGCTCTCGCTCGGCAGCCGTGGTGGAGGAGGCCCGGGGGAACTGGTTGCAGCGATCGTGGCGGCCGCTGGTGATGCTGGTGTTCGCCTTGATCGTCCTCGTGGGGACGTTCACGACGCTACCCATCCTTTCCGATACTTCCCGCTTTTGGGATTTGCTGGAAATCGGCCTGGGCGGTTACGTGGTGGGGCGGAGTGGGGAAAAAATGGCGGAGGCGATTTTTAAGGTAAAAGCTAAAAAGTAA
- a CDS encoding uracil-xanthine permease family protein, with translation MDANHLSAFQKGVIGVQFLFVAFGSTVLVPLLVGLDPSTALLTAGIGTLIFHLVTKGIVPIFLGSSFAFIAPIIKASELYGMAGALSGMVAVGAVYGLMSLLVKLRGTDFIKQLFPPIVIGPVIILIGLSLASSGVKMASENWVLALISLITAVVVSLKGRGLLKLIPIFCGIIVGYLVALFFYNVDTAPIKEAAWFALPQFVTPDFSWAAIIYMVPVAIAPVIEHIGDVYAVNSVAGKDFVKNPGLHRTLLGDGLACVFAGLIGGPPVTTYSEVTGAVSLTKVTSPAVIRIAAVMGIVFSVFGKISALLKSIPASVLGGIMLLLFGTIASLGMSNLIQNKVDLSNTRNMIIVSLILTFGIGGAAFEWGNFSMSGIGLAALLGVILNLILPTKESKA, from the coding sequence ATGGATGCGAATCATCTTTCTGCCTTCCAAAAAGGAGTTATCGGGGTACAATTTCTTTTCGTCGCCTTCGGTTCGACGGTACTCGTTCCCTTACTTGTAGGATTGGACCCGTCAACAGCACTTCTTACCGCGGGAATCGGAACATTAATTTTCCATCTTGTCACGAAAGGTATCGTTCCCATCTTCTTGGGAAGTAGTTTCGCATTCATCGCCCCAATCATCAAAGCCAGTGAATTGTACGGTATGGCAGGAGCCCTTTCCGGGATGGTCGCCGTGGGTGCGGTCTACGGGCTTATGAGCTTGTTGGTAAAATTACGGGGAACCGACTTTATCAAGCAACTATTTCCCCCCATCGTGATCGGTCCGGTAATCATATTAATCGGGCTTTCCCTCGCCAGCTCCGGGGTAAAAATGGCAAGCGAAAACTGGGTATTGGCCCTTATCTCCCTGATCACGGCTGTCGTCGTCTCTCTGAAAGGCCGGGGGCTGTTAAAATTAATCCCTATATTCTGCGGAATCATTGTCGGATATCTTGTAGCACTTTTCTTCTATAACGTGGATACCGCCCCGATCAAAGAAGCCGCATGGTTTGCCCTTCCCCAATTCGTGACACCCGATTTCTCTTGGGCTGCCATTATCTATATGGTTCCCGTGGCCATCGCTCCTGTCATCGAACACATCGGGGATGTCTACGCGGTGAACAGTGTTGCCGGTAAGGATTTCGTGAAAAACCCCGGATTACACCGTACACTACTGGGTGACGGTCTTGCCTGTGTTTTCGCCGGGTTAATCGGTGGCCCTCCCGTAACCACGTATTCCGAAGTTACCGGGGCCGTGTCTTTAACAAAGGTGACAAGCCCTGCCGTGATTCGAATTGCTGCCGTGATGGGGATCGTCTTCTCGGTTTTCGGTAAAATCAGTGCTTTGTTAAAATCCATCCCAGCCTCTGTTTTGGGAGGGATCATGCTACTCTTGTTCGGAACAATTGCCTCTTTGGGAATGAGTAACTTAATACAGAACAAGGTTGACCTTTCCAACACCCGCAACATGATTATCGTCTCTCTCATCCTAACCTTCGGTATTGGAGGGGCGGCCTTCGAATGGGGTAATTTCTCCATGTCCGGCATAGGCCTTGCCGCCTTATTGGGCGTCATCTTAAACTTGATATTACCGACAAAAGAATCCAAAGCATAA
- a CDS encoding DUF6266 family protein: MAITEENIRGKIGNSIFYRVGSVTRVRSVAAQYADANTSKQRESRSRLRVAIRFYRRLAETELRKVWYLAAKGTGKSGYNLFLKLNMMIFKPDGKIGDFARLQLTVGRLQKVNHLVVRVDEGDVVSVAWEREEDLPSAGKEDKFMVAVLYADRSFSPEFVKTSGETRGDGKATFRLQRKRGTAAHLYCFFREKDGKAYSPSQHVRI, translated from the coding sequence ATGGCAATAACAGAAGAGAATATTCGAGGAAAGATCGGGAATTCGATTTTCTACCGGGTGGGATCGGTGACACGGGTGAGGAGTGTGGCGGCACAGTATGCGGATGCGAACACGTCAAAACAACGGGAAAGCCGTTCCCGCTTGAGGGTGGCAATACGTTTTTACCGACGTTTGGCGGAGACGGAATTACGAAAGGTGTGGTATTTAGCAGCAAAGGGAACGGGGAAAAGCGGGTATAATTTATTTTTGAAGTTGAACATGATGATTTTTAAGCCTGACGGGAAGATTGGGGATTTTGCCCGGTTGCAGTTGACGGTCGGTCGGTTACAAAAAGTGAATCATCTCGTGGTGCGTGTTGATGAGGGGGATGTGGTTTCTGTGGCGTGGGAACGGGAGGAAGATCTTCCTTCCGCGGGAAAAGAGGATAAGTTCATGGTTGCCGTGCTTTATGCCGATCGTTCGTTTTCCCCGGAGTTTGTCAAGACGAGCGGGGAGACAAGGGGTGACGGGAAAGCCACTTTCCGTTTGCAGCGTAAACGGGGAACGGCAGCCCATTTGTATTGTTTCTTTCGGGAAAAGGATGGGAAGGCTTATTCGCCGAGCCAACACGTAAGAATTTAA
- a CDS encoding four helix bundle protein yields MRVERFEDILAWQRARDLARRIYNQFGCSKDYGFKDQIQRAAVSVMNNIAEGFERKSNLEFKQFLYISKGSCGEVRSMLYLAKDVLILDEKNFSELLLETEIISKMLSNFIKKL; encoded by the coding sequence ATGAGAGTAGAGCGATTTGAAGATATTCTTGCTTGGCAAAGAGCTCGAGATTTGGCAAGAAGAATTTATAATCAATTTGGTTGTAGTAAAGATTATGGATTCAAAGATCAAATACAACGAGCTGCAGTATCTGTGATGAATAATATTGCAGAGGGATTTGAGCGTAAGTCCAATCTTGAATTCAAACAATTTCTTTATATTTCGAAAGGATCGTGTGGTGAAGTTCGCTCAATGCTTTATTTAGCTAAGGATGTATTGATATTAGATGAAAAGAATTTTTCCGAACTTTTGCTAGAAACAGAAATCATATCTAAAATGTTATCGAACTTTATTAAAAAGCTTTGA
- a CDS encoding ATP-binding protein yields the protein MNINNFGVIKSLITGLESSQIEFKETTGQLERGMETICAFLNGEGGTVLFGVTDKGKVIGQDIADNTKRNIAEAINRLEPLAEVQLSYVAIPGSDKKVIALHVEDSRFERPFTYKGRPYYRVESMTTTMPQSIYNEFLMFRDGSKYRWELFENGDISLQDIDDNEVLKTVRLGIECGRLPENIGNNIPMILEKFGLIRNGILNHAAAILFANKELVEYPQCLLRLARFRGTDKMEFLDNQRIQGNIFKLLDAAMAFIFKHLSLSGKIEGLEREEQLTIPYKAVREGIINSLCHRQYRTIRGSVGIAIYDDRVEIENPGVFPPAWDLEKMKSEHRSEPQNPLIANVLYKRKLLESWGRGIILMIEECKKANLQEPEYKSEDGFIVLTFRYEPVAGQVTGQVTGQVMGQVTGQVRMLVSCLDRQELSVKEIMEVLSLKGRDNFLNGYLNPAMKDGFVEQTHPENSRHRNQKYRLTEKGRLLLSSISNISM from the coding sequence ATGAATATAAATAATTTCGGTGTAATAAAATCGTTGATAACCGGTTTGGAAAGTTCTCAGATTGAATTTAAGGAAACTACAGGACAATTGGAACGTGGGATGGAAACAATTTGTGCCTTTCTCAATGGAGAAGGTGGTACAGTTCTATTTGGTGTTACTGATAAAGGGAAAGTTATCGGGCAAGATATAGCAGATAATACTAAAAGAAATATAGCAGAAGCTATTAATCGATTGGAACCATTGGCTGAAGTTCAGTTATCCTATGTGGCAATCCCTGGTAGTGATAAAAAGGTCATAGCACTTCATGTGGAGGATTCGAGATTTGAACGCCCTTTTACATATAAGGGCCGTCCTTATTATCGTGTAGAGAGTATGACAACCACGATGCCTCAATCTATATACAATGAATTTTTAATGTTTCGTGATGGTTCAAAATATCGTTGGGAGTTATTTGAGAATGGAGATATTTCTTTACAGGATATAGATGATAATGAAGTTTTAAAAACAGTACGACTTGGAATTGAGTGTGGTCGTTTGCCGGAAAATATAGGAAATAATATTCCTATGATTTTGGAAAAATTTGGCCTTATTAGGAATGGAATACTTAATCATGCAGCTGCTATTTTGTTTGCAAATAAAGAACTTGTAGAATATCCGCAATGTTTGTTAAGATTGGCGCGTTTTAGAGGAACGGATAAGATGGAATTTTTAGATAATCAGCGAATACAAGGTAATATTTTTAAATTACTTGATGCCGCAATGGCTTTTATATTCAAACATCTTTCTCTATCGGGTAAAATCGAGGGTTTAGAAAGAGAGGAACAATTGACTATTCCATATAAAGCGGTACGGGAGGGAATTATTAATAGCCTATGCCATAGACAATACCGTACGATTAGAGGATCTGTCGGAATTGCGATATATGATGATCGAGTGGAAATAGAGAATCCTGGGGTATTTCCTCCCGCTTGGGATTTGGAAAAAATGAAGTCAGAGCATCGTTCTGAACCACAAAATCCATTGATTGCCAATGTCCTTTATAAACGTAAATTACTGGAAAGTTGGGGGCGTGGTATTATTTTAATGATTGAAGAATGTAAAAAAGCTAATTTGCAGGAGCCAGAATATAAATCGGAAGATGGTTTTATTGTTCTTACATTTAGGTATGAACCAGTTGCAGGACAAGTAACAGGACAAGTAACAGGGCAAGTAATGGGACAAGTAACAGGACAAGTAAGGATGCTCGTGTCATGTTTGGATAGGCAAGAATTATCGGTGAAAGAGATTATGGAAGTATTGTCTTTGAAGGGGAGAGATAATTTTCTTAATGGGTATTTGAATCCTGCAATGAAGGATGGATTTGTGGAACAAACTCATCCTGAAAATTCTAGGCATAGAAATCAAAAGTATCGTTTAACCGAGAAAGGTCGATTGCTATTATCTTCTATTTCTAATATTTCAATGTAA
- the pstS gene encoding phosphate ABC transporter substrate-binding protein PstS, with translation MKNLLLTTVLMLAVIFSSNATHDVNGPAKKVSISGAGATFPLPFYNLAFKTYQDKTGNSITYGGIGSGGGIRSLKDKIVDFGGSDAYLSDKEMSEMPAAVVHIPTCMGAVVLAYNLPGVDNLKLTGDIIADIYLGKITKWNDSRIAAINPGVNLPDKAMSPVYRSDGSGTTFVFSDYMTKVSPEWAEKIGTGKSLKWPVGMAAKGNPGVAGVISQTEGSIGYVGSEYAFAMKIQFAQMKNVAGNFITPNTESISAAAKGDMPADTRTMITNSAAPDAYPISCFTWIILYKEQAYADRNQAQAEETLKLLNWMLDAEAQALTTKVNYSPLPEKAVKNAKALLKSVTYNGQPVLK, from the coding sequence ATGAAAAACTTGCTTTTAACCACAGTTCTTATGTTAGCTGTTATTTTTAGCAGCAACGCGACACATGACGTGAACGGTCCCGCTAAAAAAGTATCTATCTCCGGAGCAGGGGCAACCTTCCCTCTTCCCTTCTATAACCTTGCATTCAAAACTTATCAAGATAAAACAGGTAATTCCATTACCTACGGAGGCATCGGTAGTGGTGGCGGTATTCGTAGCCTGAAAGACAAAATCGTGGATTTCGGGGGGTCCGATGCCTATCTGTCCGACAAAGAAATGAGCGAAATGCCCGCAGCCGTGGTTCACATCCCGACGTGCATGGGAGCCGTGGTGTTGGCGTACAACCTTCCGGGAGTAGACAACTTGAAACTAACCGGGGATATTATCGCCGATATTTACTTGGGCAAAATCACCAAATGGAACGACAGCCGTATTGCAGCCATCAATCCCGGCGTGAACTTACCCGACAAAGCCATGAGTCCTGTCTATCGTTCAGATGGTAGCGGAACCACTTTCGTGTTCAGTGACTATATGACCAAAGTAAGCCCGGAATGGGCCGAGAAGATCGGAACCGGAAAATCATTAAAATGGCCGGTAGGTATGGCCGCTAAAGGTAACCCAGGCGTTGCTGGAGTAATCAGTCAAACTGAAGGGTCCATCGGTTACGTGGGTTCCGAATATGCTTTTGCCATGAAAATCCAATTCGCCCAGATGAAAAATGTGGCCGGTAACTTTATTACCCCAAACACGGAAAGCATCTCAGCCGCAGCGAAAGGAGATATGCCCGCCGATACCCGTACAATGATCACCAACTCGGCCGCTCCGGATGCATACCCGATCAGTTGTTTCACATGGATCATCTTATACAAAGAGCAAGCCTATGCCGATAGAAATCAAGCTCAAGCCGAAGAAACATTGAAACTATTGAACTGGATGCTGGACGCAGAGGCCCAAGCCTTAACCACAAAAGTAAACTACTCCCCGCTCCCGGAAAAGGCAGTAAAAAATGCAAAAGCGTTACTAAAATCAGTCACTTACAACGGGCAACCCGTGTTGAAATAA
- a CDS encoding ATP-binding protein: MDKLYESFNKLLKITNTDFIRYKYAEINWDSHMLGLVGPRGIGKTTMFLQHIKQNLHPKDTLYVSADNIYFTENSLIDLTDKFSKQGGKHLFIDEIHKYPNWSRELKQIYDTYPDVQIRFTGSSILDIYKGTADLSRRAPIYDMQGLSFREYLNMFHHMNIPVYTIDEILEHKVEIPQITHPLPLFIEYLQQGYYPFGKDKTFEIELDQVINQTMEIDIPQYANMNVSTGRKLKQLLMIISQSVPFKPVLQKLADMIGVSRNYLADYLLYIEKAGMIAQLRDDTGGIRGLGKVEKIYIDNTNLIYALGRESPNIGNIRETFFYNQMRVKQEITSSKISDFQIGERTFEIGGKNKGQKQIEGLPKGYIVKDDIESGYANIIPLWHFGMNY; this comes from the coding sequence ATGGATAAACTTTACGAAAGTTTCAACAAACTATTAAAAATTACAAACACCGATTTTATTCGCTATAAATATGCCGAAATTAATTGGGACAGCCATATGTTAGGACTTGTTGGTCCACGGGGTATTGGTAAAACAACAATGTTTCTCCAACATATTAAACAAAACCTACACCCGAAAGATACGTTGTATGTTTCAGCAGACAACATATATTTTACAGAGAATTCTTTGATCGATCTAACAGACAAATTTAGTAAACAAGGAGGGAAACACTTGTTTATCGACGAAATACATAAATACCCTAATTGGTCACGTGAATTAAAACAAATATACGACACCTATCCAGATGTGCAGATACGATTTACCGGATCATCCATTCTAGACATCTATAAAGGAACTGCAGACCTAAGCCGACGAGCTCCTATCTACGATATGCAAGGCCTCTCTTTCCGCGAATATTTAAACATGTTTCATCACATGAATATTCCTGTTTATACAATAGATGAAATATTAGAACACAAAGTAGAAATACCCCAAATAACGCATCCTCTCCCCCTCTTCATAGAGTACCTTCAGCAAGGCTATTACCCGTTTGGTAAAGACAAAACTTTCGAGATTGAATTGGACCAAGTGATAAACCAGACCATGGAGATCGATATCCCACAATATGCAAACATGAATGTCTCCACTGGACGCAAATTAAAACAACTTCTAATGATCATTTCTCAAAGTGTTCCATTTAAGCCAGTCCTACAAAAACTGGCAGATATGATTGGTGTAAGTCGGAATTATTTAGCCGATTACCTACTTTACATTGAAAAAGCAGGCATGATAGCTCAACTTCGTGATGATACAGGGGGGATCAGGGGATTAGGCAAAGTAGAAAAAATATATATAGATAATACGAACCTCATTTATGCTTTAGGACGAGAAAGTCCAAATATAGGAAACATTCGTGAAACATTCTTTTACAACCAGATGCGCGTGAAACAAGAAATCACATCCTCAAAAATTTCAGATTTTCAGATAGGAGAAAGAACATTTGAAATAGGAGGGAAAAACAAAGGACAAAAACAAATAGAAGGTCTCCCAAAAGGATATATTGTAAAAGATGACATCGAAAGTGGATATGCCAATATTATCCCGCTCTGGCATTTCGGAATGAATTATTAA
- a CDS encoding nitrilase-related carbon-nitrogen hydrolase has product MKMKVFGGMLCFLFVLSLNVKAQDSVRVALVQAHLIWGDVKSNLWAFDKRVPLCKGADVIVFPELFTSGCEMKKRDKEEAMRSKDEVASYYPTVIKRMKKWARRSGALVIGSTIYKENGKYYNRLLAVYPDGKYEYYDKHNCFKKGSFSPGGRHLTLEWKGIRFSTYICYDLRFPEWSRNQGEYDVAIYIANWPESRRDDWNQLLRERAIENEAYVVAVNCAGTDLTGLVYRGESCVIAPDGEVRAKCRDYWDDVVVHKVCKVHKVIK; this is encoded by the coding sequence ATGAAAATGAAAGTATTTGGCGGGATGTTATGTTTCCTGTTTGTTTTATCCTTAAACGTGAAGGCACAGGATTCGGTGAGGGTGGCGCTTGTACAGGCGCACTTGATATGGGGGGATGTGAAATCCAATCTATGGGCTTTTGATAAGCGGGTGCCTTTGTGTAAGGGTGCCGATGTGATTGTATTTCCGGAGCTTTTCACTTCCGGGTGTGAGATGAAGAAACGGGATAAAGAAGAGGCAATGCGTTCGAAAGATGAGGTGGCTTCCTATTACCCGACAGTGATCAAGCGGATGAAGAAATGGGCGAGACGCTCCGGGGCATTGGTGATCGGTTCCACGATTTACAAAGAGAACGGGAAATATTATAACCGGTTATTGGCTGTTTATCCGGATGGGAAATACGAATATTACGACAAGCATAATTGTTTTAAAAAAGGTAGTTTCTCGCCCGGAGGCCGTCATCTGACACTGGAATGGAAAGGGATACGTTTCTCAACTTATATCTGTTATGATTTGCGCTTCCCGGAGTGGAGTAGGAATCAGGGTGAATATGATGTTGCCATTTACATTGCGAACTGGCCGGAATCCCGACGGGACGATTGGAATCAACTTCTACGGGAACGAGCTATTGAAAACGAGGCGTACGTTGTGGCCGTTAATTGTGCCGGGACAGACTTAACAGGACTTGTTTACCGGGGAGAGAGTTGCGTGATCGCTCCTGACGGGGAAGTAAGGGCGAAATGCAGGGATTATTGGGATGACGTTGTGGTTCATAAGGTTTGTAAAGTTCATAAGGTTATAAAGTAG
- a CDS encoding MerR family transcriptional regulator — protein sequence MARKETSKREETANVSVQVLEELKELRQEVGLAIEAASNASYRLMDAEELCRAMQISRQTLRRYEKQLLIPERKVGNKKFYLAAEVKNCIVTALRLWKE from the coding sequence ATGGCAAGAAAAGAGACAAGTAAAAGGGAAGAAACGGCGAACGTGTCCGTGCAAGTACTTGAGGAGTTAAAAGAATTACGCCAAGAGGTAGGGTTGGCGATCGAGGCGGCATCAAACGCTTCCTACAGGTTGATGGATGCCGAGGAGTTGTGCCGGGCTATGCAAATATCCAGGCAGACATTACGGCGTTACGAGAAACAACTCCTTATCCCGGAGAGGAAGGTGGGTAACAAGAAGTTTTACCTTGCGGCAGAGGTGAAGAATTGTATCGTCACGGCTTTACGACTTTGGAAGGAGTGA
- the lepA gene encoding translation elongation factor 4, whose protein sequence is MKNIRNFCIIAHIDHGKSTLADRLLETTGTVVGKDLQAQVLDDMDLERERGITIKSHAIQMDYHYKGEKYVLNLIDTPGHVDFSYEVSRSIAACEGALLIVDATQGIQAQTISNLYLAIDNNLEIIPVLNKMDMPNAMPEEVKDQIEELIGCERDDIIEASGKTGLGVDKILEAVVERIPAPTGDPDAPLQALVFDSEFNSFRGIITYCRIMNGSLKKGDIVKFVSTGKEYDADEIGVLRLEQEPRNELKTGDVGYIISGIKTSSEVKVGDTITHVERPCAAAIEGFEEVKPMVFAGIYPIDSEDYEDLRTSIEKLQLNDASLTFEPESSAALGFGFRCGFLGMLHMEIVQERLDREFDMNVITTVPNVMYIAHTTKGEVFEMHNPSDMPSPTVMDYIEEPYIKAQIITPTDYIGQIMTLCLGKRGVLIKQHYLTGNRIELNYEMPLAEIVFDFYDKLKSITKGYASFDYFQIGYRRANLVKLDILLNGESVDALSALIHFDNAYSFGKRICEKLKELIPRQQFDIAIQAAIGAKIISRETIKAVRKDVTAKCYGGDISRKRKLLEKQKKGKKRMKQIGNVEVPQKAFLAVLKLD, encoded by the coding sequence ATGAAGAACATTAGGAATTTCTGTATAATCGCACATATTGACCACGGTAAGAGTACACTTGCCGACCGTTTACTGGAAACGACCGGAACTGTAGTAGGGAAAGATTTACAAGCACAGGTGCTTGACGATATGGATCTGGAACGAGAGCGAGGCATCACGATCAAGAGTCACGCCATACAGATGGATTATCATTACAAGGGAGAGAAATATGTTCTAAACTTGATAGACACCCCGGGACACGTGGATTTCTCGTACGAGGTATCACGTTCCATTGCTGCCTGCGAGGGTGCGCTACTGATTGTCGATGCCACGCAAGGTATTCAGGCACAAACCATCTCGAACCTTTATCTTGCCATTGACAATAACTTGGAAATCATTCCCGTTTTGAACAAGATGGATATGCCCAATGCCATGCCTGAGGAAGTGAAGGACCAGATTGAAGAACTGATCGGATGCGAGCGGGATGATATTATTGAAGCCAGTGGAAAAACTGGTTTGGGCGTGGATAAAATACTGGAAGCGGTTGTAGAACGAATTCCCGCACCTACGGGTGATCCCGATGCGCCACTTCAGGCTTTGGTGTTCGACTCGGAATTTAACTCTTTCCGCGGAATCATCACCTATTGCCGTATCATGAACGGTAGTCTGAAAAAAGGTGACATCGTGAAATTCGTGAGCACGGGCAAGGAATACGATGCAGATGAAATTGGAGTATTACGCCTAGAACAAGAACCCCGCAACGAACTGAAAACGGGAGATGTGGGCTACATTATTTCCGGTATTAAAACTTCATCCGAGGTAAAAGTCGGGGATACGATCACGCACGTGGAACGTCCATGCGCCGCCGCCATCGAGGGATTCGAGGAAGTAAAACCCATGGTCTTTGCCGGAATCTACCCGATTGATTCGGAGGATTACGAGGACCTGCGTACCTCCATCGAGAAATTACAGCTAAACGATGCCTCCCTAACCTTCGAGCCGGAATCTTCAGCCGCCCTCGGATTTGGATTCCGCTGCGGGTTCCTCGGAATGCTCCATATGGAAATCGTGCAGGAACGTCTGGATCGGGAGTTCGACATGAACGTGATCACCACCGTTCCCAACGTTATGTACATCGCCCACACCACGAAAGGCGAAGTTTTCGAAATGCACAACCCCTCCGATATGCCCTCTCCCACGGTAATGGACTATATCGAGGAGCCTTATATAAAAGCACAGATCATCACGCCTACCGACTACATCGGTCAGATCATGACCCTCTGTCTCGGCAAGCGAGGCGTACTGATAAAGCAACACTACCTGACAGGAAACCGGATCGAGTTGAACTACGAGATGCCACTGGCCGAAATCGTGTTTGACTTCTACGACAAATTAAAGAGTATCACGAAGGGATATGCCTCTTTTGACTATTTCCAGATCGGTTATCGTCGGGCAAATCTTGTGAAATTGGATATACTGCTGAATGGCGAATCCGTGGATGCCCTCTCTGCTTTAATTCACTTTGATAACGCTTATTCTTTCGGGAAACGCATTTGCGAAAAATTAAAAGAACTGATTCCCCGTCAGCAATTCGACATTGCAATCCAAGCTGCCATCGGTGCGAAGATTATTTCCCGCGAAACCATCAAAGCTGTTCGCAAGGATGTAACCGCAAAATGTTACGGTGGTGATATTTCCCGTAAACGTAAACTACTGGAAAAACAGAAAAAAGGAAAGAAACGAATGAAACAAATCGGGAACGTTGAAGTCCCGCAAAAAGCATTCCTTGCCGTGCTGAAATTGGATTAG
- a CDS encoding YicC/YloC family endoribonuclease: protein MIKSMTGFGKATVDCGTKKVIVEVKSLNSKQLDINLRTPSIYKEKDIEIRNMIKNVLERGKVDVYIYFDNAEDEKDVAVNQSVVRQYYNQMLEVASSLGVEINKSELLQTIMRFPDTMQAKMEELDEEGWNCLKRAIEKALSDVDDFRIQEGKVLIADILKRIELIKSLSGEVPQFEKQRVITIKQRLQDKMKEWGEIKNIDENRLEQEIIYYLEKLDITEEKVRLANHCKYFVETVEKEEAPGRKLGFIAQEIGREINTMGSKANDHDIQKLVVRMKDELEKIKEQSLNVL from the coding sequence ATGATAAAATCAATGACCGGTTTCGGTAAAGCAACAGTGGACTGCGGGACAAAGAAAGTGATCGTGGAGGTAAAAAGTCTGAATTCAAAACAATTGGATATTAATTTGAGGACTCCGAGTATTTACAAAGAGAAGGATATCGAGATCCGGAATATGATAAAGAACGTTCTGGAACGCGGGAAGGTGGACGTGTATATCTATTTTGATAATGCGGAGGACGAGAAAGATGTTGCCGTGAACCAATCGGTGGTAAGACAGTATTATAATCAGATGTTGGAAGTTGCGAGTTCGTTGGGAGTGGAAATCAACAAGAGCGAGTTGCTGCAAACCATTATGCGTTTCCCTGACACGATGCAAGCTAAAATGGAAGAGTTGGATGAAGAAGGTTGGAATTGTTTGAAGAGAGCCATCGAGAAAGCGTTGTCGGATGTTGATGATTTCCGTATTCAAGAGGGTAAAGTTTTGATTGCAGATATTTTGAAACGGATCGAGTTGATCAAAAGCTTGTCGGGAGAAGTGCCCCAGTTCGAGAAACAACGAGTGATTACTATCAAGCAACGCTTGCAAGACAAGATGAAGGAGTGGGGAGAGATTAAAAATATTGACGAGAACAGGTTAGAGCAAGAAATTATCTATTACTTGGAGAAACTGGATATTACGGAAGAGAAAGTTCGTTTGGCAAATCATTGTAAATATTTTGTCGAGACGGTGGAGAAAGAAGAGGCGCCGGGACGTAAACTCGGATTTATCGCTCAGGAAATCGGTCGAGAAATCAACACCATGGGTTCTAAAGCCAATGACCACGACATCCAGAAACTGGTTGTCCGCATGAAAGATGAACTGGAAAAAATAAAGGAACAGAGTCTCAATGTGCTATGA